TCTCCATCCTCCCCTGAGTTTACAGACGACTGATTTGTCCCCTCACTCTCAAACATTGGACAGTTCATTTGGTCAAAATCCTGAAAAAACGGGCACCCAGTTTTGGTGGAACCGAGGTTTGACCACTGTAGAGATGAGCCCTGCTCACAGTCTCCACATGCATCTGTGGAACACCCTGCTTCACAGTCCAGGAAATTTTGCTGGTAGACATCTTTACTGAACCTGAATTGCTTGCGGAGGTGATCAGCCGTTTCCTTCTTCACTGTGCTTCTCTCTCTGGAGGTTTCTCTAATGATAGCTGCTCTTTCCATGTTTGACATTTGTGCACTTTTTCTTCCTTGTTGACTGATATCGTCTTGATTTTTTCCCTTGTCTTCTGACATCTCATTTTGTTGGGAAGAGCATGACATTATTGCGCCAGAGACTCTTGATGTTTTACTTTCTGTATTGCTGACAACACACTTTTCATTCCCCATTGACTGAGTAATTGTAGATTCCACACCCAGACACATTAAGGGGCAAAAGGGCAGTGATGATCTCTCGCAGAGGATTGAGCTTGGCTTTGGTGAGAGtgtctttattttagttttctctgaAGAAATGATTTCAGATGAGTACTCCATCTTTTCTTCATGCATCTTAATGTTCTTCTCCTCTACCTTACAACACTGGTTTCCCTCTTCAAATGTACCTTCCTTAGAAATATCAACTACAACTTTGTTTTCACAGTTCTCTCTTTTcacattgtgtttttcagtttccCACACTTCTTCTACTTCAGCTTTGCTTTCTATACATGTATTGGAGTTTGGATTTCCAGTGAAATCAACCACGGCTACTTTTTCACAATGTACCTTGTTGGGGCACGACATGCAGGAGAGGGCACAGCCGTTCCTGATCCCTGATATAACTGAATTGAAGGAGCCTTTCTCACTGGCAAACATTCCCTTTTCACAAGCCAACTGGAACTTGCGATACTTTGGACCCTGTATGATTGGGTCATTTTTGCCTTCAGCTACAGCTCCCAAACTGCGTGTGCTATTTTGACTTCCCATTTTGTTTGTCACTGACTTGTTGCAGTCCCAAGTCATGTCCCGCTTTGGTGATGAGTCAGCAACTGGTTTTACTTCTTTGTCATTCAACAACACGTCATCAGAGTCTGTGGCactattttcttttgataaTCGCCTCTTGCATTCCTTCCTACAACAGGTCTTTCGCACAATGGGGGCAGAGCCGTTGCGACTCACAAAGAACTTTGGCAGGAGGAAATCAAAACATGCCTCGTCCAAGTCCCTGAACCCAAGGATCGAGGCTGAGCTTCGTATTTCTAAAACATTGTCTTTTCCAAAGTTGAGTTTGGATGTGTAGGCAAATTGCATCAGTGGTTCAAAGCCAGCCACTGTCAcctgtaaaaaaataagcaagACACATTAACAACATCATTTAGAATACAGTAGCTCAAAGTAACATACTTCTTTTTAGAatctttattactttttactttataCTTTATAAGTTATTGTTGTGCAGTGACATTGTGTGAAGATAGGTCCACACACTTGTTGTTTGATTTAACAATGTCCaagtgaaaggagaaaaatattGTAAGTTTCTGGTAAGCACATAAAAAGTTAATATATTTCATGCAGTAGATAATTTGCTTGGCCTCTTGGGTTTGAAAGATTTGGTTGAAGACTACACCTAATAGCTATCTTGACAGAGCACAAAATCAAAGTGGACTTCTGTTGTCTTAAAACAACTCCTGtctcaaaaacatcaaaaggATTTATGCAAAAGCaattttataaacttttataCTGTGCTCACATTTGCAATGAACAGTTATTTATGCAGAGCTTAGGATATTTACACAAGAACAGCAGGGAGGAGACGGAAGGATATTCCTGTCTAAAACACACACTGGAAACggaatatgtaaaacatttccagTCAGAGTAACCTTCTGATATGAATGTAAAGTGTCTTAAAAGATGACATATCACAGGGTTTTAAATGAatgctaattatttttacatttttacacttaaTATAAGCTAtctaatataaatgtttatagatataaacattacttttacttaagtacttTTATGGGGCACACTTAACATGTCCCGTGTTGCAGGTATGAAAATTAATGTAGTATTGCCCCTCCTACAGTCATGTTCCCAACATGTTTGCACTTTTAAATTAAGCATCTCTAAGTAACCAATAAAAACtcaagaaaatacttttaaagtttttaatcaaCTGCAAAGTAATTTCGAACAATGACTAGTTTAGGACACACTAATATTTACTTTCACTTAAAATAGCTATTACTACATAGGTTAATTACATCAGGTGCATGATGATGTTGATAAGCTAAGTATTTTTGATTAggtctgaaatgtttaaatcttaGATTTACATATGGTTAGACATTTACACAACTACCCACATGCCCAGTTTTACCTGTATAAGCAAGTTCCTCCTTTgtaaaattgcagaaaaaaacccaaccttcTGGAACAATATTCTATGAATAGAATAATCTAAAGCTAAAGTATCTGGATACCAGGAGAAAAACATTCTCCATAAATAAACAACAGCATAGCTGAAAGCTTTAAGGCTTGGGGATAGTTTGAGTCAGCAAGACCTGGACAGCTCACCATTACAGGTTCCACAATGAATTATAATGCGTATTTACAACAACCAAAGAAAAGCGTGTGACTGTCTGTAAAAACCACAGCAAAAGCTGAAGCAGAAACGGACCCTGAATCTTGACAGTGACCAAAAGATACCATGAAATCTATTAAAGATTGGCTAAGAATTAAGAAAAAGCAAAGTCCTGGGACAAGTCAAAGTCTATATCACAATctttttgagatgttttagggTGACTTGAACTGGGGAGCAGAAATTATCTCAGCTTAAAGTGAAAAGATGAAGAACAGAAGATGTCAAAGTGTGAGCATTTCATTTGAAACAGCAGAACATTTCACATGATGCAAATTATTTTACCTCAATTACtcttatttatacaaataatcGTCAGTATTTGTATAAAGAATCAACAAAGATGTAACAATGACTTAAAGATTGAGAAGATAATGTTTCCCTGGACCTCTTCCCAGTATGTGGAATTGGATTGGAATAGTTTTGTGACATTGTTTAAGTCAGGGGACCCTTCCTTTATTAGCCAATGGGGTCAATTTATAAGGAATTatggaaaataaagacaacaaGAAATACACTGTAGATAAGACGACTTTGTAGGAATAACTTAATTTCTAAAGATCAtcacttcaaaaatattaatatatttaaacactaagataaaaacaaagtcaaagaaATGAATTGTCCAGACATACATTTTATCATACTTATAAAATTGTCTTGGAAACTTTTTGATCCAGAATTCTTTgtgaattttattgaaaaagttaCGTTGAGTTGATATCTGTACAGGGGGAGATAACATCAGTTATATTTGTTAATTGGAAAAAACAATTTGCAGAACAACAATTAGTCATTCTGTGATTAAAATGATACATTGAAATTAGTATTGGTTTGTGTTaggtgaaatatatatattatcatatatttgttgtttcctttataacaatagtgtttcatatttgatgttccttgattgttttcttttccctaaacataaagactgtttctgtatgttttgatcTACTTTATCTCCGTCTTCACAAGAGGGCCTCCCTGAAGAGAAGCAGTGATAACCGTGCTCACGGGGTTCATTGCTCACCAggacttcttcttcctttgagcGGTTAGATAGCTGACGAATCGTCGCCTTGAAGATATAcgacctgttctgtttttactctgtgttctAATGCAAGATAACGTGtttagttagtgattgtcatttagcactgcaactaaaatGCTTTGACCCCACCCCTTAGAGttgcagtgctctctgtgatagggactgtgaaaataataaaaagagaggagcagacaaatgtgtttcagagcggttggagatttgtaactgtaaacacatctctgtccgttctcctcgcgagtacaaaagaatctaactctcttgtcttttctgtgttgttcaacttgtctttaataggtgtcaaacctgacaTTTACTTGGTCCTTCGATTGCCGGTCGCCAATACACCAGAAGGATTCCGGCAGGTCTGGTCGACCCCAGTACagaccgtgcgcacggcaagTTTCCTAGTGGAAACTTATCAGATCCTGTTCAAGGGCTGGAGCTCGAcctgcctgctgggatctgacGGTTGACGGTGCTCCAGGGAAAGACAACGGGGGTGAGtgattcttgtttaaaagtggcgagtgactgagggtcattgcacGCACAGAAAACCCTGTCAATTCTAGACTCTAACAGGTAACAAATAGAGCACGAAATCCGTGGAGGACGGCGGAGTCCTCGCGCAAAATTCCGTGGTTAGGTGGACGGAGCCTGGTGCCTTCCTGTTCAGGGAGACGGGGCCCGACGAATACCCGTTGCAAAAAAGGACGGCGGAGTCCTGCGTGAACAGGCGCTTAAATTCCgcgacaaaataaaaaatagaaaaaaaaaaagagtgtgtGTGACTGTGCGAGTGATTGGAGGTAGAAATACCACTTGGTATTTTACCTCATATAAAACAGCAGGACTGTAACCAGCAAACCTCTTGAggatgcagaggtaagaacCCCCACTCGGAAGAGTTGAAGCGTGGGTTACCTCAACAGGTTATTTCAATTGCTGGCCTACTGAACAGAACCCCAGTTTTTAGGACTCCCTAGGCGTCGACAAACTGGGccaaattttcata
This region of Xiphophorus hellerii strain 12219 chromosome 11, Xiphophorus_hellerii-4.1, whole genome shotgun sequence genomic DNA includes:
- the bach1b gene encoding transcription regulator protein BACH1b, with the translated sequence MSVMAGLTPRSSVFTFESTVHSSQVLHRLNEQRCRDMLCDVTVLVEGQSFRAHRSVLASCSEYFLQKISSPTQHGAVITLPEEVTVAGFEPLMQFAYTSKLNFGKDNVLEIRSSASILGFRDLDEACFDFLLPKFFVSRNGSAPIVRKTCCRKECKRRLSKENSATDSDDVLLNDKEVKPVADSSPKRDMTWDCNKSVTNKMGSQNSTRSLGAVAEGKNDPIIQGPKYRKFQLACEKGMFASEKGSFNSVISGIRNGCALSCMSCPNKVHCEKVAVVDFTGNPNSNTCIESKAEVEEVWETEKHNVKRENCENKVVVDISKEGTFEEGNQCCKVEEKNIKMHEEKMEYSSEIISSEKTKIKTLSPKPSSILCERSSLPFCPLMCLGVESTITQSMGNEKCVVSNTESKTSRVSGAIMSCSSQQNEMSEDKGKNQDDISQQGRKSAQMSNMERAAIIRETSRERSTVKKETADHLRKQFRFSKDVYQQNFLDCEAGCSTDACGDCEQGSSLQWSNLGSTKTGCPFFQDFDQMNCPMFESEGTNQSSVNSGEDGDSETETEGDSEFSTSERALQVQLPFSVDWIVNLNRNDFQHLLKQQVLTQEQLEFVHDIRRRSKNRLAAQRCRKRKLDCIYSLQCEINKLKTEREKLILERSRLTQRKMETCHTVKALCRRVCSEARLQPEQLQVLASCTSSDCPLSSWVPQIDELLSQHGSSLHPKNVASQEDTLNPHTDTST